A DNA window from Castanea sativa cultivar Marrone di Chiusa Pesio chromosome 7, ASM4071231v1 contains the following coding sequences:
- the LOC142642069 gene encoding zinc finger protein ZAT10-like has translation MALEAPISAAATLLHDENVLEPWTKSKRPKRPRFDNENPPTEEEYLALCLLMLGQGDTNSATTTITNSPPPPLPIAQTDLTYKCTLCNKAFLSYQALGGHKASHRKPIGNQDSLTNIVTRTNYNSNTPSNPSGKTHKCAICNKTFPTGQALGGHKRCHYDGVINVNRNHRNFDLNFPALPEF, from the coding sequence ATGGCTTTGGAAGCTCCAATTTCAGCTGCTGCCACATTGTTGCATGATGAAAATGTTCTTGAGCCATGGACAAAGAGTAAGAGGCCTAAGCGTCCTCGTTTTGACAATGAAAACCCACCAACGGAAGAAGAATATCTTGCTCTTTGCCTTCTCATGCTAGGCCAAGGTGACACCAATTCAGCCACAACCACAATCACAAATTCACCTCCACCTCCATTGCCAATAGCACAAACTGATCTCACTTACAAATGCACCTTATGTAACAAAGCCTTCTTgtcataccaagctctaggtGGACACAAAGCTAGTCATCGAAAGCCTATTGGAAACCAAGACTCCCTCACCAACATTGTAACAAGAACCAATTACAATTCCAACACACCCTCGAACCCAAGTGGTAAGACTCACAAATGTGCTATATGCAACAAGACTTTTCCGACCGGACAGGCCTTAGGAGGACACAAGCGGTGTCATTATGATGGTGTGATCAATGTGAACCGTAATCATCGTAACTTTGACTTGAATTTCCCGGCCTTGCCAGAGTTCTAG
- the LOC142642690 gene encoding large ribosomal subunit protein P3: MGVFTFVCRNSGDEWTGKSLSGDLEASAGSTFDLQRKLVQTALSSDSSGGVQSSFSFVTPSSAVFQVIVGAPAAAAFVGGGAASAPSGGAAPAAEEKKEEKKEEKKEESEDEDMGFSLFD; the protein is encoded by the exons ATGGGAGTGTTCACATTCGTGTGCAGAAACTCGGGAGACGAATGGACAGGTAAATCTCTATCGGGAGATCTGGAGGCTTCAGCCGGATCCACCTTCGACCTCCAGAGAAAGCTCGTTCAGACCGCTCTCTCCTCCGACTCCTCCGGCGGTGTCCAGTCCTCTTTCTCTTTCGTCACTCCCTCCTCCGCCGTCTTCCAG GTGATTGTTGGTGCTCCGGCTGCCGCTGCTTTTGTTGGAGGCGGTGCTGCATCAGCTCCTTCAGGAGGTGCTGCACCCGCTGCtgaagagaagaaggaagagaagaaagaggagAAGAAAGAGGAGAGTGAGGATGAAGATATGGGATTCTCCCTCTTTGATTAG